CTCCTCCTGAGTTtcacctctctccccacccccttccctgtttctctctcactttccctTGCCCTCCACCTGCCTTACAGGAGAGGTTCTGGAAAGAACTTTAGACTGTCTAAAGAGCCGGGGAGGATGTAAAGCTGTACGGGAGTCCAGCCCCCTCCCAGCGTCACTCCTTCTCGCTCCCTCTTGCTTCCACCTAGCCGTGTCTTCCTTCTGGCCTCCTCATATCACCTCCACAGCCCGCCCTTTCCCCCCTCAACGTCTTTTACTCCACTGACCTCCATTTCTCACCTCCTGGCCAGGTCCTGGGCTCACTCCTGTTCTCTATCACGCCCGCCGTGTTCCCCCCTCGCTCCATCTCCTCCCGCTCTTCCTCTCCTCCGCCATCAATTCCGTGCTCAGCTCTCCGTGGCCCCTAGCggtttccctcctcccccttccacaCACTCCATCTCTCAAAACCCCTTTCACTTggttctctcctcccctccactccccccTCATCCACCTCCCCCCAGGTCTCAGCGCCCCCTGCAGGTCCCCCTCCACTCCCGCCTCATCCATCTCCCCCCAGGTCTCAGCACCCCCTGCAGGTCCCCCTCCACTCCTCCCCTCATCCATNNNNNNNNNNNNNNNNNNNNNNNNNNNNNNNNNNNNNNNNNNNNNNNNNNNNNNNNNNNNNNNNNNNNNNNNNNNNNNNNNNNNNNNNNNNNNNNNNNNNNNNNNNNNNNNNNNNNNNNNNNNNNNNNNNNNNNNNNNNNNNNNNNNNNNNNNNNNNNNNNNNNNNNNNNNNNNNNNNNNNNNNNNNNNNNNNNNNNNNNNNNNNNNNNNNNNNNNNNNNNNNNNNNNNNNNNNNNNNNNNNNNNNNNNNNNNNNNNNNNNNNNNNNNNNNNNNNNNNNNNNNNNNNNNNNNNNNNNNNNNNNNNNNNNNNNNNNNNNNNNNNNNNNNNNNNNNNNNNNNNNNNNNNNNNNNNNNNNNNNNNNNNNNNNNNNNNNNNNNNNNNNNNNNNNNNNNNNNNNNNNNNNNNNNNNNNNNNNNNNNNNNNNNNNNNNNNNNNNNNNNNNNNNNNNNNNNNNNNNNNNNNNNNNNNNNNNNNNNNNNNNNNNNNNNNNNNNNNNNNNNNNNNNNNNNNNNNNNNNNNNNNNNNNNNNNNNNNNNNNNNNNNNNNNNNNNNNNNNNNNNNNNNNNNNNNNNNNNNNNNNNNNNNNNNNNNNNNNNNNNNNNNNNNNNNNNNNNNNNNNNNNNNNNNNNNNNNNNNNNNNNNNNNNNNNNNNNNNNNNNNNNNNNNNNNNNNNNNNNNNNNNNNNNNNNNNNNNNNNNNNNNNNNNNNNNNNNNNNNNNNNNNNNNNNNNNNNNNNNNNNNNNNNNNNNNNNNNNNNNNNNNNNNNNNNNNNNNNNNNNNNNNNNNNNNNNNNNNNNNNNNNNNNNNNNNNNNNNNNNNNNNNNNNNNNNNNNNNNNNTCCCCACCCCCCATGGTCTCTCAGCACTACCTGCAGCGCCCCCTGcagctcccacctcctctcctccacaTTCCGCATCCTCCATcaacccctccccccgccccgccccttgCACGCCGCCCCATTTTCCCGCCCTGCGCCTGCGTACTGCCATTCTTGACCCTCAGCCCAGGCAGCtggcgggcggcggcgggcggtGGCCTGCAGCAAGCGGCGGCCTGCAGCACGCGGCACGAGGTGGAGCCCACTGGGACTGGACTGGCCGGGCCGGGCGCCGAGGCCACGCCTCCCGGGTGAGGGGCCGCCCCCCGGGGGCCAGACTCCAGCCTCCTCCAGAGCCGGAGCTGCCCTGCGTGGGCGTGGACAGGAAAGGTTCTGGTGGGTGGCGAGGAGGGGGCCGGCCAGGGTGGAGCCAGGAGGGGGGAGGTGCCCCAGACCAGGAGGGGCGCATGCTAGACCTGAGGTCTGCACGGCCAAGGCTGCGCGTGGGGAGACGCTCGAGGCCAAAAGCCTCCGTGGCTCAAAGGGTGCTGAATTTGGAATTGTGCCCTGGTGGGAAGCTTGTCCAGGCCTCCCTTCTAGGCCTAGAATGCGCATTTGCTGGAAGCCTGCCCAGGGTCAAGCGTTCCAGGCCTGGAATGTGCATTTGTTGAAAGCCTGCCCAGGCCCAAATCTGTTGGTTCTAGAATCTTCTGGACAAACACCTGCTTTAGCCTCAATCCTACTTAGTACAGCCCCTTCTAGGCCTAGGCTGAGTTAACTTAGTCCTGAGCCCTGTGAGCCCCAAAGCCTTTTGGGGCTGGAACCTTGGCAGGCCTTGATCAGCCCCAAAGCCTGTTAGGCCGAACCCACTGTGCACACCCACACGGCTTGCTTCTTTCTCTGACAGACCAAGTCACAATGGCAGGGACCGAGATCTCTGTCCCTCCGGAGCAGTTCACCAAAATCAAAGAACCAGAGTTGATAAGAGAAAAAgccctggaggaggaagaagaaggggtgTGCAGAGTGAGGGAACACCCAAGCTCTGAAGAGTTAGAGGCCGAGAGCACCCACGGGGCCCTCCAAGCCAAGATCCCGGGGGGCGAGCCGGAGCTGGAGCTGGCCATCCCGGAGGAGGGCGAGAAGCACATCCTGACCCTGCAGATGGTGCACTTGACCTCCGAAGATGCGGCGCTGCAGGACCTGGCACCACAGCACCAGGAAGAGGTGCAGGTGATGGTGCAGCAGGCTGGTAGTGGGCTGCAGTCACTGGTGTGGCTTGGGGAGGGGTCCCAGCAGAGCCTGCACCAGTGTGTCACCACTGGCATCCAGGAGGAGGTGTACTCGCTGCAGGAGGTGGAGGTGATGCAGTTTAATGTTCTGGAGGAGAATGTGACGGAGGCCAGTGAAGACAGTAAGTGTGCAGTGAGCCTGGCAGAAAGCTCTGGATCTATAGAGGTACAACTGGTTTTAataaaatggggggtgggggaggaagccaGAAAACTATTTTTTAGAGTTGCCCTTCATGCAGTATTATGTATGGACAAGCAGTTTaaaatttgcaatttaaaattaaatacagtaaaaatatttcCCAGGAAAATCTTGGAGGACCCCATGTTTTTTGAGAGTTTGAAAAGTTACACTAATTAGAATACAATGAGATGCATCGAGTTTTTAAATTGTACTCTGTTTCACCACCGAAACCCTTGATGCTTAGTAATTACAGTTTAAGCATTTTGGTTGCAATGGGCAATCTtctgtgtttctttaatttgtgtttttctctatGGATTCTATGGTTTCATCAAAGCAAAGAGTTGAATCAGGCTGTAATTAATAGTATTGTACTTCTTTGaatgcttgtttttgtgtatTAGCTTGAGAAAGGTCAGGAAGAGGAACAGCTGCTGGCTGAAGGTGGATTCAGTGAAGAAACAGAAGGGCAGTTTTTTCTTGTGGAAGCGAGACCAGGAGATGAAGGAAGAGATGAAATTGTTCTGACAATTTCAGCCTTAAATATTGAGAAACCTGCGCTGGGTCAAGCACATGTTGAAAAAGCCAACGCtacaaaaagtcagaaaaagacaaagggtAGGCCAGTTCATTTGCAAGAGACCCTTCAGACAACAGGGCTGCTGATTCTCTTTAGGGGAAGGGGATGGCAGTTGAAGTTTGAAGTGGTTGCCTTAGTCGCTTTCAGAATGTCAGGAAATGGGAGAAATTTTGAACTAACATTCTGTACTGTGCATCAAATCCAAAAGAGTTTTGCATCTTGTGTGCGGATGTTTTGAAAGCATAGTGCAGAGGCTCCCGAAAAGGGCTGTGCACATAAATAGAAGTTTGGGCCCCATCTTCTCCCTAGTTTGCAGCCCCGGGGGGTTAGGGGGTCTGACGGAGACCAGAGCAAGTGCTTCAGGccctggagaaggaaggaatgatgCCCAGAGGGCAGCAGAGGCGCCCTCTAAGGGGAGGGGATGTTTAAGTGAGGCCAGGAAAGAGGATGACTCTGACTCTCGAAAAttatttg
This region of Physeter macrocephalus isolate SW-GA chromosome 14, ASM283717v5, whole genome shotgun sequence genomic DNA includes:
- the CTCFL gene encoding transcriptional repressor CTCFL; this encodes MAGTEISVPPEQFTKIKEPELIREKALEEEEEGVCRVREHPSSEELEAESTHGALQAKIPGGEPELELAIPEEGEKHILTLQMVHLTSEDAALQDLAPQHQEEVQVMVQQAGSGLQSLVWLGEGSQQSLHQCVTTGIQEEVYSLQEVEVMQFNVLEENVTEASEDSKCAVSLAESSGSIELEKGQEEEQLLAEGGFSEETEGQFFLVEARPGDEGRDEIVLTISALNIEKPALGQAHVEKANATKSQKKTKEVKRTFHCDICTFTSSRMSSLNRHMKTHTNEKPHICHLCLKAFRTVTLLRNHINTHTGTRPYKCGDCDMAFVTSGELVRHRRYKHTHEKPFKCSMCMYASVEERHMTAHIRTHTGEKPFACLSCNRCFRQKQLLNVHFKKYHDTTFVPTVYKCPRCGKGFSRYFLWVGKLGVAQLGGSASGSLVSCSLDVVRGCSHLMA